One stretch of Methylopila sp. 73B DNA includes these proteins:
- a CDS encoding aldehyde dehydrogenase (NADP(+)) — MSITGENLIGASAVRGTGESFEAIEAATGKPIEPAFGGASLEDLDRGLTLATEAFETYAETDLETRATFLETIADEILAVGDELVERAMAESGLPRPRLEGERGRTVGQLKMFAGVVRDGTFLDLRIDPALPERKPMPRPDLRLRNIPVGPVAVFGASNFPLAFSVAGGDTASALAAGCPVVVKAHPAHPGTSELVGRAVQKAVAACGLPEGVFSLLFDAGRTIGQALVADPRVAAVGFTGSRAGGLALMKIARERDVPIPVYAEMSSINPVVLFPGALAARGDAIAKAFAGSVTLGAGQFCTNPGLILGLEGEGLEGFVAAAGAALSETPASTMLTPGIHAAYEKGVAKLAGHAAVKEIARGKPGAATAGQAGLYEVDAKTFLADPSLQEEIFGATGLVVRCADLDQLRRVLASLEGQLTAAIHIDEADHDAARSLLPLLERKVGRILVNGFGTGVEVAHAMVHGGPFPATSDGRTTSVGSLAIHRFLRPVSYQDLPDDLLPAPLKSDNPLGAPRRVDGAAPAR; from the coding sequence TTCGAGGCGATCGAGGCCGCGACCGGGAAGCCGATCGAGCCGGCGTTCGGCGGGGCCTCGCTGGAGGACCTCGACCGGGGGCTCACGCTCGCGACCGAGGCCTTCGAGACCTACGCCGAGACCGACCTCGAGACGCGCGCGACATTCCTCGAGACCATCGCCGACGAGATCCTCGCCGTCGGCGACGAGCTGGTCGAGCGCGCCATGGCGGAGAGCGGCTTGCCGCGCCCACGGCTCGAGGGCGAGCGCGGCCGCACCGTCGGCCAGCTCAAGATGTTCGCCGGCGTCGTGCGCGACGGAACGTTCCTCGACCTTCGGATCGACCCCGCGCTGCCGGAGCGCAAGCCGATGCCCCGGCCGGACCTGCGCCTGCGCAATATCCCGGTCGGCCCGGTCGCGGTGTTCGGCGCGTCGAACTTCCCGCTCGCCTTCTCCGTCGCCGGCGGCGACACCGCTTCGGCGCTTGCCGCGGGCTGCCCCGTGGTGGTGAAGGCGCATCCCGCGCATCCCGGCACGTCGGAGCTGGTCGGCCGGGCGGTGCAGAAGGCGGTCGCGGCCTGCGGCCTGCCCGAGGGCGTGTTCTCGCTGCTGTTCGACGCCGGCCGGACCATCGGCCAGGCGCTCGTCGCCGACCCGCGCGTCGCCGCGGTGGGCTTCACCGGCTCCCGCGCCGGCGGTCTCGCGCTGATGAAGATCGCCCGGGAGCGCGACGTGCCGATCCCGGTCTACGCCGAGATGAGCAGCATCAACCCGGTCGTGCTGTTCCCCGGCGCGCTCGCCGCGCGCGGCGACGCGATCGCCAAGGCCTTCGCCGGATCGGTCACGCTCGGCGCCGGACAGTTCTGCACCAATCCCGGCCTGATCCTCGGGCTCGAAGGCGAAGGGCTCGAGGGCTTCGTCGCCGCCGCGGGCGCGGCGCTGTCCGAGACGCCGGCCTCCACCATGCTCACGCCGGGAATCCACGCGGCCTACGAGAAAGGCGTGGCGAAGCTCGCCGGCCATGCGGCGGTGAAGGAGATCGCACGCGGCAAGCCCGGCGCCGCGACGGCGGGACAGGCCGGCCTCTACGAGGTCGACGCCAAGACCTTCCTGGCCGACCCGTCGCTGCAGGAGGAGATCTTCGGCGCGACTGGCCTCGTGGTGCGCTGCGCCGACCTCGACCAACTGCGCCGCGTGCTCGCGAGCCTCGAAGGCCAGCTCACCGCCGCCATCCACATCGACGAGGCGGACCACGACGCCGCCCGTTCGCTGCTGCCGCTGCTGGAGCGCAAGGTCGGGCGCATCCTCGTGAACGGCTTCGGCACGGGCGTCGAGGTGGCGCACGCCATGGTGCATGGCGGCCCCTTCCCCGCGACCTCCGACGGCCGCACGACCTCGGTCGGCAGCCTCGCCATCCACCGCTTCCTGCGGCCGGTGAGCTACCAGGACCTGCCGGACGATCTGCTGCCGGCTCCGCTGAAGAGCGACAACCCGCTCGGCGCGCCGCGCCGCGTCGACGGCGCCGCCCCGGCGCGCTGA
- a CDS encoding GntR family transcriptional regulator encodes MNALGFAFDDAVPVTRQLTRALRNAIVTMRLRPGEMISEQEIATRYGVSRSPVREAFIRLGDAGLLRIRPQRGTLVVKISRMAVENARFVREAIECAVVREAAQRVDREARALLKASLKRQGSAVAARDGAALFALDEDFHRLLADIAGRTAAWDVLEDVKAQMDRVRYIDMAEAVPMAIVVAHHTAIAEAVIAGDPDAAESAMRAHLTLILESMPRLAAAHAELFEP; translated from the coding sequence ATGAACGCTCTAGGCTTCGCCTTCGACGACGCCGTCCCCGTGACTCGGCAGCTCACCCGCGCCCTGCGCAACGCGATCGTGACCATGCGGCTGCGGCCGGGCGAGATGATCTCGGAACAGGAGATCGCGACGCGGTATGGCGTGAGCCGGTCGCCCGTGCGCGAGGCCTTCATCCGGCTCGGTGACGCAGGGCTGCTCAGGATCCGCCCGCAGCGCGGAACGCTGGTGGTGAAGATCTCGCGCATGGCCGTGGAGAACGCCCGCTTCGTGCGCGAGGCGATCGAATGCGCCGTGGTGAGGGAGGCGGCCCAACGCGTCGACCGCGAGGCGCGCGCCTTGCTCAAGGCGAGCCTGAAGCGCCAGGGCTCCGCGGTCGCCGCCCGCGACGGCGCCGCGCTGTTCGCGTTGGACGAGGATTTTCACCGCCTGCTGGCGGACATCGCCGGCCGCACCGCGGCCTGGGACGTCCTGGAGGACGTCAAGGCCCAGATGGACCGTGTCCGCTACATCGACATGGCCGAGGCCGTCCCGATGGCGATCGTTGTGGCGCACCATACGGCGATCGCCGAGGCCGTCATCGCCGGCGATCCGGACGCGGCGGAGAGCGCGATGCGCGCGCACCTCACGCTCATCCTCGAGTCGATGCCGCGGCTCGCCGCGGCGCATGCGGAGCTGTTCGAGCCCTGA